Proteins co-encoded in one Gossypium arboreum isolate Shixiya-1 chromosome 11, ASM2569848v2, whole genome shotgun sequence genomic window:
- the LOC108473330 gene encoding putative disease resistance protein RGA4, with translation MAESIAFDIAAELIIKFSSRALSQVGLWWNLKHDLNDLKRTVRTIKAVLLDAEEKSVTDNLVKVWLEELKDVLYDADDLLDDFSTEALRKDLLGGNKLTKELEIVNCTELEYMDDNSPKGSQGEPESFFRSLKHLKVESCPNMKSWWRTTKPIDDDSNEDDTTVMGTSTVAFPSLSPLEIKDCPLTSMPLYPSLDGRLELVNTSLRPLKQTMKMNMNAKTPSSSTSSLPLSKLKFFLVDNIEGLDTHTLDECLQHLTGLEGLEIRDCKNVDFEGMQWEHLINLPTLSLATFPNLTSLPEWIQHLINLQRLSLVDFPNLTSLPDEMHCLTNLQRLNIREVPQLDIDADWYKIAHIPSVTHFDGPGFF, from the exons ATGGCCGAATCAATTGCTTTCGACATCGCCGCAGAGCTCATTATTAAGTTCAGCTCTCGTGCTCTCTCTCAAGTTGGGCTGTGGTGGAATCTCAAACATGACCTCAACGATCTCAAACGCACTGTCCGTACAATCAAAGCTGTGCTACTTGACGCAGAAGAGAAATCGGTGACCGACAATTTGGTCAAAGTTTGGCTTGAAGAGCTGAAAGATGTACTTTATGATGCCGACGACTTGCTCGATGATTTCTCTACCGAAGCTTTGCGGAAAGATTTATTGGGTGGGAACAAGCTGACAAAAGAG CTGGAGATTGTGAATTGTACTGAGCTGGAGTACATGGATGATAATAGCCCAAAAGGAAGTCAAGGAGAACCAGAATCATTCTTCCGATCGCTCAAGCATCTTAAAGTCGAGAGTTGCCCGAATATGAAGAGTTGGTGGAGGACGACAAAACCAATCGATGATGATTCCAACGAGGACGATACAACAGTTATGGGAACATCAACCGTGGCATTTCCTAGTCTTTCCCCTTTAGAAATTAAAGATTGCCCTTTGACTTCAATGCCGTTGTATCCTTCACTCGATGGAAGGCTAGAGTTGGTGAATACCAGTTTAAGGCCCTTAAAGCAGACTATGAAGATGAACATGAATGCTAAGACCCCATCAAGTTCAACCTCTTCTCTTCCTCTctccaaattaaaatttttccttGTAGACAACATTGAGGGATTGGACACTCACACGCTAGATGAGTGCCTGCAACATCTCACCGGCCTCGAAGGTTTAGAAATAAGGGATTGCAAGAACGTTGATTTTGAGGGCATGCAATGGGAACATCTAATAAATCTGCCAACGCTTTCTCTCGCTACTTTTCCCAATTTAACATCGCTTCCGGAGTGGATTCAACATCTAATAAATCTGCAAAGGCTTTCTCTCGTTGACTTTCCCAATTTAACATCGCTTCCGGATGAGATGCATTGCCTAACCAATTTGCAACGGTTAAATATACGTGAAGTTCCTCAGTTGGACATTGATGCGGATTGGTATAAGATTGCTCACATTCCTTCAG TAACCCATTTTGATGGTCCTGGATTTTTCTGA
- the LOC108472678 gene encoding uncharacterized protein LOC108472678, whose translation MMNGDPRVSLCLLISILAPWSVNFSLETSSNFDAGEDEGFRWLLHEGTGVCAGVRGAGVAPGGVYGAMRWGTEARGCCSARNGDDLGFLKPVKEMGLLGLFL comes from the exons ATGATGAATGGCGATCCGAGGGTGTCCCTTTGCCTTCTCATTTCAATCCTAGCACCATGGTCTGTTAATTTCAGCCTCGAAACCTCCTCAAACTTCGATGCCGGCGAAGACGAGGGATTTCGGTGGCTTTTACACGAAG GTACGGGAGTGTGTGCTGGCGTACGGGGTGCGGGCGTGGCGCCAGGAGGAGTGTACGGAGCGATGCGCTGGGGTACGGAGGCCAGGGGTTGCTGCAGCGCAAGGAATGGGGATGACTTAGGGTTTCTGAAACCTGTTAAGGAGATGGGCTTATTGGGCCTGTTCTTGTAG
- the LOC108472257 gene encoding putative disease resistance protein RGA1 produces the protein MAESIAFDIAVELITKLSSFAVSQIGLWWNVKDDLDDLKTTVSTIKAVLLDAEEKSVTNNLVKVWLEKLKDVLYDADDLLDDFSTEALRKDLMGGKKLMKEVRLFFSSSNQFAYGLKIGQKIKAIKARLASIESKANTYGFMVRGSPVETSFETTKRQQTHSFVPKDKIIGRDDDKTALRKLVLEFESEENVYIIPIVGFGGLGKTALAQFVYNDKMVRDHFELKMWVCVSDVFDVKIIVENIIKSATGKAPKKNLEMDQLQEQLREKIGGKKYLLVLDDIWNEDWEEWVSLEELLIDGAKGSRIIVTTRSFKVAKITSKCQPHVLKGLSGDDAWSLFREIAFEQRSMDSTDLAFVQIGKRILERCGGVPLVIRKIASTLYYKKTEKEWRSFKDNELVRIIFQNESKILPTLKLSYDHLPSHLKHCFTFCRLYPKDYEIHVQTLVQIWIVQGFVKQLNPSQSLEDIGFGYFKDLVEKSFFQEVVGERYVGEGLKCKMHDLMHDLAVSIAGAESSIVDSNNITSEVGEKCRHISINASLIPQFRGKKLRTLLRSSNKGVQNFHHETWDFIISNCRRLRVLELYNLNLEMIPCLIHKLKHLRYLDLSRNRRIKTLPESICEIQNLQVLKLDFCSGLKELPKNIEKWGNLTHLGCKNCGLTHMPRGIGKLSSLETLSMFVVDKDGSHGGADLSELSGLNNLRGELIIRNLGFVKNAREQFKAANLKEKQHLRSLVLQWHRAAADDDEKSLEDLQPHPNLEELRIVGWRGDANFPNWPKRNQGEAESFFPSLKFLWLQNCPKMKSWWRTTKPIDDDSNEDDTRVMGTSTMAFPRLSTLWIVNCPLTSMPLYPSLEELKLVNTSSRPFKQTIKMNINAETPSTSTSSLPLSNLKSFTGLKKLRIEKWKEVDIEGMKGEYLKNLRSLSLANFPNLKSLPEWIQDQKNLLWLSLINFPKLTSLTDEMRCLTNLQELDIHGVPQLEERCEKDIGADWYKIAHIPSGWSFH, from the exons ATGGCCGAATCAATTGCTTTCGACATCGCCGTAGAGCTTATTACTAAATTGAGCTCCTTTGCTGTCTCTCAAATTGGACTGTGGTGGAATGTCAAAGATGACCTCGATGACCTCAAAACCACTGTCTCGACCATCAAAGCTGTGCTCCTTGATGCAGAAGAGAAATCGGTGACCAACAATCTCGTCAAAGTTTGGCTTGAGAAGCTGAAAGATGTACTTTATGATGCCGACGACTTGCTTGATGATTTCTCTACCGAAGCTTTGCGGAAAGATCTAATGGGTGGGAAAAAGCTGATGAAAGAGGTACGCCTTTTCTTCTCAAGCTCAAACCAGTTTGCTTACGGTCTCAAAATAGGTCAGAAAATTAAGGCCATTAAGGCCAGATTAGCTTCAATTGAAAGTAAGGCCAACACTTATGGCTTCATGGTGCGTGGCAGCCCCGTGGAAACCTCTTTCGAGACTACAAAGAGGCAGCAAACGCACTCTTTTGTGCCTAAAGATAAAATAATAGGGAGGGACGATGATAAAACAGCTCTTCGAAAACTCGTGTTAGAGTTTGAAAGTGAAGAGAATGTTTACATCATTCCAATTGTGGGGTTTGGAGGGTTAGGGAAGACTGCTTTGGCGCAgtttgtttataatgataaaatggtCCGTGATCATTTTGAATTGAAGATGTGGGTGTGTGTTTCAGATGTTTTTGATGTCAAAATAATTGTAGAAAACATTATCAAATCTGCCACTGGCAAGGCACCAAAGAAAAATCTCGAAATGGACCAGTTGCAAGAACAACTTCGAGAAAAAATTGGTGGGAAAAAATATTTGCTTGTTTTAGATGACATTTGGAATGAAGACTGGGAAGAATGGGTTAGTTTAGAAGAGTTATTGATAGATGGGGCTAAAGGAAGTAGGATAATAGTAACTACTCGCTCTTTTAAGGTAGCCAAAATCACTAGTAAATGTCAACCTCATGTTCTAAAAGGCTTGTCTGGTGATGATGCTTGGTCTTTGTTCAGAGAGATAGCATTTGAGCAAAGATCTATGGACTCAACAGATTTAGCCTTTGTGCAAATAGGAAAACGGATTTTGGAAAGGTGTGGTGGGGTTCCCTTAGTCATAAGGAAGATAGCAAGTACGTTATATTACAAAAAAACTGAAAAAGAGTGGCGTTCTTTCAAAGATAATGAACTTGTTAGAATAATATTTCAAAACGAAAGTAAAATTCTACCAACACTTAAGCTGAGCTACGATCATCTCCCATCCCATTTAAAGCATTGCTTTACCTTTTGTCGACTGTATCCAAAAGATTATGAAATTCATGTACAAACTCTTGTCCAAATTTGGATTGTACAAGGTTTCGTAAAGCAATTGAATCCAAGTCAATCTCTTGAGGATATCGGGTTTGGGTATTTTAAAGATTTAGTTGAAAAAAGTTTCTTTCAAGAGGTAGTAGGAGAAAGATATGTGGgggaaggactaaaatgtaaaatgcatgATTTAATGCATGATCTAGCTGTATCAATAGCAGGGGCAGAGAGCAGTATTGTAGATTCAAATAACATTACAAGTGAGGTTGGTGAAAAATGTCGCCACATATCAATTAATGCTTCATTAATTCCTCAATTTAGGGGAAAGAAGTTGCGAACCTTGTTACGGTCTTCAAACAAGGGAGTTCAAAACTTTCACCACGAAACTTGGgattttataatttcaaattgTAGACGCTTGCGTGTATtagaattatataatttaaatctTGAAATGATTCCATGCCTCATTCATAAGTTAAAACATTTGAGATACCTTGATCTTTCTCGCAATCGCCGGATTAAAACTCTCCCTGAAAGTATTTGTGAGATACAAAATTTGCAAGTGCTGAAACTTGACTTTTGTAGTGGGCTTAAAGAATTACCGAAGAATATTGAAAAATGGGGAAATCTTACCCATCTTGGGTGTAAAAATTGTGGTTTAACACATATGCCACGTGGAATAGGAAAGCTGAGTTCCCTTGAAACGTTAAGCATGTTTGTTGTGGATAAAGATGGTTCCCATGGCGGTGCAGATCTAAGTGAATTGAGTGGGCTTAACAACTTAAGGGGAGAGCTAATAATAAGAAATTTGGGATTCGTAAAAAATGCACGAGAGCAGTTTAAGGCTGCTAATTTGAAAGAGAAGCAACATTTGAGATCGTTAGTTTTACAATGGCATCGTGCTGCTGCTGATGATGATGAGAAGTCACTTGAAGACCTCCAACCCCATCCTAATCTCGAGGAGCTCCGTATTGTAGGATGGAGAGGTGATGCCAACTTTCCAAATTGG CCCAAAAGGAATCAAGGAGAAGCAGAATCATTCTTCCCATCGCTTAAGTTTCTTTGGCTCCAGAATTGCCCGAAGATGAAGAGTTGGTGGAGGACGACAAAACCAATCGATGATGATTCCAACGAGGATGACACAAGAGTTATGGGAACATCAACTATGGCTTTTCCTCGTCTTTCCACTTTATGGATTGTAAATTGCCCTTTGACTTCAATGCCGTTGTATCCATCACTTGAGGAGCTAAAGTTGGTGAATACCAGTTCAAGGCCGTTTAAGCAGACCATCAAGATGAACATCAACGCTGAGACCCCATCAACTTCAACCTCTTCTCTTCCTCTCTCCAATTTGAAATCTTTCACCGGCCTCAAAAAATTAAGAATAGAAAAATGGAAGGAGGTTGATATAGAGGGCATGAAAGGGGAATATCTAAAAAATCTGCGAAGTCTTTCTCTCGCTAATTTTCCCAATTTAAAATCGCTTCCGGAGTGGATTCAAGATCAAAAAAATCTGCTATGGCTTTCGCTCATTAATTTTCCCAAGTTAACATCGCTTACGGATGAGATGCGTTGCCTAACCAATTTGCAAGAGTTAGATATACATGGAGTTCCTCAGTTGGAGGAAAGGTGTGAGAAGGACATTGGTGCGGATTGGTACAAGATTGCTCACATCCCTTCAGGTTGGTCTTTTCATTAA
- the LOC108472258 gene encoding putative disease resistance protein RGA4 encodes MAESIAFDLSVKLITTLSSFAVSQIGLWWNVKDDLDDLKTSVSTIKALLVDAEEKSVTDYRVKVWLEELKDVLYDADDLLDDFSTEALRKDLMRGKQLMKEVRLFFSSSNQFAYGLKIGRKIKAIKARLASIESKANTFGFMVRDGPVETSFMTKKRQQTHSFVPKDKIIGRDDDTAALLKLVLEFESEENVYIIPIVGFGGLGKTALAQFVYSNETVKNHFELMMWVCVSDVFDFKIIVENIIKSATNQAPNQNLEMDQLQKQLRQKIGGKKYLLVLDDIWNEDREEWVNLKELLIGGAKGSRIIVTTRSFKVAKITSKCQSHVLKGLSSDDAWSLFKEIAFEQRSTDLTDSAFVEIGKRILERCGGIPLVIRTIASTLSYKETEKEWRSFKDNELARISQNEGKILPTLKLSYDHLPSHLKDCFAYCRLYRKDHEIDVQTLVQFWIAQGFIKQLSPIQSLDEIGFEYFKILVDRSFFQEVGERYLGAGLTCKMHDLMHDLAVSVAGTESNIVDSNNIASEILPKSICKILNLQVLKLDVCSGLEELPKKIEKLVNITHLGCKYCGLLTHMPRGIGKLISLETLSMFVVDKNGSHGGADLSELRGLNNLKGQLEIRNLGFVKNAKEKFKAANLKEKQHLRSLDLIWNGGNGDDEKSLEDLQPHSNLKELRIVGWRGDAKFPSWFYLLPNLVRIEIFGSNFKHLPSFAQLPRLQQLEIGNCTELKYMDDNSPKGSQGEAESFFPSLKHLHLKNCRNMKSWWRTTKPIDDDSNEDDTTVMGTSTMAFPCLSSLEIKDCPLTSMPLYPSLQKLKLVNTSSRPFKQTIKMNIDAKIPSCSTSSLPPSKLKSFTDLKDLRIEDCKVVDLEGMKGESLINLQSLTLANFPNLTSLPEWIQDLINLQWLSLIDFPKLTSLPDEMRCLTNLQQLNIYAPQLEERYEKDIGADWYKIAHIPSGSWRRSNSQYSLMQGSLLAIGGVQITIFIDAGHPFSCLEFQPNLLLKFQTGKKEDASEYLVVRFIVAFKRVLQA; translated from the exons ATGGCCGAATCAATTGCTTTCGACCTCTCCGTAAAGCTTATTACTACATTGAGCTCCTTCGCTGTCTCTCAAATTGGACTGTGGTGGAATGTCAAAGATGACCTCGATGACCTCAAAACCAGTGTCTCCACCATCAAAGCTCTGCTCGTTGATGCAGAAGAGAAATCGGTGACCGACTATCGCGTCAAAGTTTGGCTTGAGGAGCTGAAAGATGTACTTTATGATGCCGACGACTTGCTTGATGATTTCTCTACCGAAGCTTTGCGGAAAGATCTAATGCGTGGGAAACAGCTGATGAAAGAGGTACGCCTTTTCTTCTCAAGCTCAAACCAGTTTGCTTACGGTCTCAAAATAGGTCGGAAAATTAAAGCCATTAAGGCCAGATTAGCTTCAATTGAAAGTAAGGCCAACACTTTTGGCTTCATGGTGCGTGACGGCCCCGTGGAAACCTCTTTCATGACTAAAAAGAGGCAGCAAACGCACTCTTTTGTGCCTAAAGATAAAATAATAGGGAGGGACGATGATACAGCAGCTCTTCTAAAACTCGTGCTAGAGTTTGAAAGTGAAGAGAATGTTTATATCATTCCAATTGTGGGGTTTGGAGGGTTAGGGAAGACTGCGTTGGCGCAGTTTGTCTATAGTAATGAAACGGTCAAAAATCATTTTGAGTTGATGATGTGGGTGTGTGTTTCAGATGTTTTTGATTTCAAGATAATTGTAGAAAACATTATCAAATCTGCAACTAACCAAGCACCAAATCAAAATCTCGAAATGGATCAATTGCAAAAACAACTTCGACAAAAAATTGGTGGGAAAAAATATTTGCTTGTTTTGGATGACATTTGGAATGAAGACCGGGAAGAATGGGTTAATTTAAAAGAGTTATTAATAGGTGGGGCTAAAGGAAGTAGGATAATAGTGACTACTCGCTCTTTTAAGGTAGCCAAAATCACTAGTAAATGTCAATCTCATGTTCTAAAAGGCTTGTCTAGTGATGATGCTTGGTCTTTGTTCAAAGAGATAGCATTTGAGCAAAGATCTACAGACTTAACAGATTCAGCCTTTGTGGAAATAGGAAAACGGATTTTGGAAAGGTGTGGTGGGATTCCCTTAGTCATAAGGACGATAGCAAGTACGTTATCTTACAAAGAAACTGAAAAGGAATGGCGTTCTTTCAAAGATAATGAACTTGCTAGAATATCTCAAAACGAAGGTAAAATTCTACCTACACTTAAGCTGAGCTACGATCATCTCCCATCCCATTTAAAGGATTGCTTTGCTTATTGCCGACTGTATCGAAAAGAtcatgaaattgatgtacaaacTCTTGTTCAATTTTGGATTGCACAAGGTTTCATAAAGCAATTGAGTCCAATTCAATCTCTTGATGAGATCGGGTTtgagtattttaaaattttagttgacaGAAGTTTCTTTCAAGAGGTAGGAGAAAGATATCTGGGGGCGGGGCTAACATGTAAAATGCATGATTTAATGCATGATCTAGCTGTATCAGTAGCAGGGACGGAGAGCAATATTGTAGATTCAAATAACATTGCAAGTGAG ATTCTCCCAAAAAGTATTTGCAAGATACTAAATTTGCAAGTGCTGAAACTTGACGTGTGTAGTGGGCTTGAAGAATTACCCAAGAAGATTGAAAAATTGGTAAATATTACCCATCTTGGGTGTAAATATTGTGGTCTTTTAACTCATATGCCACGTGGAATAGGAAAGCTGATTTCCCTTGAAACGTTAAGCATGTTTGTAGTGGATAAAAATGGTTCGCATGGCGGTGCAGATCTAAGTGAATTGAGAGGGCTTAACAACTTAAAGGGACAGCTAGAAATAAGAAATTTGGGATTCGTAAAAAATGCAAAAGAGAAGTTTAAGGCTGCTAATTTGAAAGAGAAGCAACATTTGAGATCGTTGGATTTAATATGGAACGGTGGTAATGGTGATGATGAGAAGTCACTTGAAGACCTCCAGCCCCATTCTAATCTCAAGGAGCTCCGTATTGTAGGATGGAGGGGTGATGCCAAGTTTCCAAGTTGGTTTTATTTGCTCCCAAATCTCGTCCGTATTGAAATATTTGGGAGTAATTTCAAACATCTCCCGTCCTTTGCTCAATTACCTCGTCTTCAACAGCTGGAGATTGGGAATTGTACTGAGCTGAAGTACATGGATGATAATAGCCCAAAAGGAAGTCAAGGAGAAGCAGAATCATTCTTCCCATCGCTTAAGCATCTTCACTTAAAGAATTGCCGGAATATGAAGAGTTGGTGGAGGACCACAAAACCAATCGATGATGATTCCAACGAGGACGATACAACAGTTATGGGAACATCAACCATGGCATTTCCTTGTCTTTCCTCTTTAGAAATTAAAGATTGCCCTTTGACTTCAATGCCGTTGTATCCATCACTTCAGAAGCTAAAATTGGTGAACACCAGTTCAAGGCCGTTTAAGCAGACCATCAAGATGAACATCGATGCTAAGATCCCATCATGTTCAACCTCTTCTCTTCCACCCTCCAAATTGAAATCTTTCACCGACCTCAAAGATTTAAGAATAGAAGATTGCAAGGTGGTTGATTTAGAGGGTATGAAAGGGGAATCTCTAATAAATCTGCAAAGTCTTACTCTCGCTAATTTTCCCAATTTAACATCGCTTCCGGAGTGGATTCAAGATCTAATAAATCTGCAATGGCTTTCGCTCATTGATTTTCCCAAATTAACATCGCTTCCGGATGAGATGCGTTGCCTAACCAATTTGCAACAGTTAAATATATATGCTCCTCAGTTGGAGGAAAGGTATGAGAAGGACATTGGTGCGGATTGGTACAAGATTGCTCACATCCCTTCAG GCTCCTGGAGGCGTTCAAATTCACAATATTCATTGATGCAGGGCAGCCTTTTG GCTATTGGAGGCGTTCAAATTACAATATTCATTGATGCAGGGCACCCTTTTAGCTGTTTGGAATTCCAGCCAAATTTGTTATTGAAGTTCCAAACAGGAAAAAAGGAAGATGCTTCAGAATATTTGGTGGTGAG GTTCATTGTTGCTTTTAAAAGAGTCCTTCAAGCATGA